The Marivirga salinae DNA window TTGTGAATGTAAGTTGGCTAAAAATGAATGCCTATAAAATAGATTTCGGTGTCGGAACTATTGCTATTGGCTTTCTTCTAGTCTTGGCTGTAGTGGCACTGACTATTGGAAGTCAGGTTTACAAAGCCTTAAAAATCAATCCAGTGGAGTCATTAAGAAGTGAATAAACCAAATTTTTGAAATCATGCTAAAAAACTATATAAAAATCGCTTTTAGAAACTTATTAAAATATAAGCTTTATTCAACAATTAATCTCATAGGTCTTTCAGTAGGCTTAGGGATTAGCATTCTGATATTCTTATTTGTTCAGCATGAAAATTCCTTTGATGATTTCCATGCGAAGAAAGATAGAATCGTGCGTGGTCTATGGGAATCAGGAGATACAGGAAACGTGGCTATTACTGCAAGTACACCTATGGCCTTTCCCACCACTATAAAAGACAAATTCGATGGTGTAGAAAAAGCATCGCATTATGTGAATACTGGGGCTTTAACGAAGACTGAGGGAGGACAAAGCATTGACCAACCACTCCATGTTGTGAGTGCTGATTTTCTGGATATTTTTACTTTCGAAGTATTGCATGGAGAACAGAATCCTTTCTTAAATGAAGAAGATGCAGCTCAAATTGTAATCACGGAGAAAGTTGCAGAAAGCTATTTTGGTACTACAGATGTTGTTGGAAAAACACTGCTTATTCAACTAGGATTAGCTTATCAGCCTTTTGCAGTAAAATCGGTATTGGCAAACCCTCCGTCCAATTCAAGCCTTGATTTCGAAATTTTATTGCCGGAAGCAACTTTAAAAACAATTATAGGCGAAGATTACCGGGATAGATGGCATAATACCTATGGTGGAAGTTTTGTTCTACTGGCTGAGGGAAGCACTATTTCTGATTTGGAAGCTGGCTTTGCATCTCTGGTTAGTGAAATAGTGGAAAGAGATGAGGAAGAAGATGTTTATAATTTGCTTTTGCAACCCCTTGAAGAAATTCATCTCGACAGCAGTATTGAAACCAGTACTGTAGTGGCCACAAATCCCAAGCTGTTGTGGATTCTATCGGGTATTGCCATGCTGATTCTATTGATTGCCTGTATTAATTTTACCACTTTATCGATCGGCAGGTCAGCAACTAGAGCTAAGGAAGTAGGCGTTCGAAAAACCATGGGTGCTGCCTATAAACAGCTTTTCGGTCAATTTATGACGGAATCTATGCTAATGACTTTTGCGGCTGCCATAGTGGGTATTGTGCTAGCGAATCTATTTCTGCCTGTTTTTAATAATCTTTTTGAGAAATCATTAGAGATAATTTTTAGTCCGGTTCAGTTGGCTATTATTCTGGCTTTGCTCATTTTAATTACCTTCATAGCAGGAGCATATCCGGCTTTGTTTCTTTCACAATTGCGTCCTATTGCAGTGCTGAAGAGTAGTTTAAACCTTAATTTTGGTAAGCAAGGGTTGCGAAAATTCCTGTTAGGATTTCAGCTTTTTCTGTCACTTTTTTTATTGGCGTGTACGCTCATAATGTACAGGCAAATGAAGGAAATCAACCAATATAGTTTGGGCTTTACCAAAGACAATGTTCTAATGGTGGAAGTACCTGCTGTTCCTGATCAAGACATATTTAAAGTTATTGAGAACAGTTTCAAAAAAGCAGATCGGTATAAAAAGGTGATTCAGCAAAATGCTCAAATTGAAAGCGCAGCCATTGCGAATGCAACTTATGGAAACGAGACCTGGTGGGAAGGTGGTTTTCCTGACAAAACAGGTGCTATGAAGTATTTCAAATTCAGTTTTGTAGGAGCTGAATATGCGGATATTCTTGATTTGGAATTTGTAGCAGGAAGAAATTTTTCAGCAGATATTCCTTCAGATAGTGGTGCAGTCATTATTAATGAGGCTTTTGCCCAACTGATGAAAATGGAAAACCCACTTCAGGAGCAAATCCATTCTGCCAAGGGAGAAGGATTTAAAAACAATAGGATTATTGGTGTGATGAAGGATTTTCACCATGCGGCACTGTATGATAAAATAGAACCGGTGATGATTGCATTAAATCCTCAAGCTGTTTTCTCAGGCATCAATTCACTCAGTATTTCAGGAGGGACAAATCCTACGGTTTACATAAAAGCGGCTTCTAATGATTTTCAGGCTGTCTTATCAACGCTGAAGAGCGAATGGGTGAAGCTATATCCTGAGGAACCATTTAATTTCTCATTTTTAGATGAGGTAGTACAAAGACAGTATTTGGCCGATCAACAGCTAGGGAAGATGGTGGGCATCGCTTCTTTGATTGCTATTTTCATTGCTGCAATGGGCTTATTTGCGCTGGCTTCACTTTCAATTACGGGTCGAATGAAAGAAATAGGGATCCGAAAAGTGATGGGAGCTTCGGCTTATAATATTTCCTTAATGTTTAACAAAGAATTTCTCAAAATCACGCTCTTAGGAATTGTGTTGGCCATGCCAGTCAGTTATTGGTTAATGAGCAAATGGCTAGATCAGTTTGAGATGCAATCCACACCGAGTATAGGAGTATTTCTTATTACCATTGCCCTTGGAATTGCTTTTACGGTAATTATAGTCTCATTTCAGACGATAAAAGCGGGTCTGATGAACCCGGTGAAGAGCTTGAAAGAGGAGTAATAAAAATTAATGTAGTCGCTACTTAAAGAATAGGAAGATGTTAAAAAACTATCTAAAAATCGCCTGGAGAAACCTTATGAAAAATAAGCTGTACTCCATTATTAATATTACTGGTTTATCAGTGGGGGTAGCCTGTAGTTTGCTCATATTTTTGTATGTTTCAAATGAGCTTTCTTATGATGAATTTCATGAAAACACAATTTATAGAGCGACTAGAGATTTAAGAATTGGTGACAATGAAGTCAGTTTTCCCTTTACACCAGCTCCTTTATCGGGTGTTTTGAATAATGAAATACCAGAGGTAAATCAGGCGGTAAGAATTAGAACGGTAGGCTCTTATCTAGTGAAGCGTACAGATTCTGATGAATCCTTTAAAAAAGAGGGATTGATGTTTGCAGATTCCGGATTTTTTAAGGTTTTTAGTTTCCCACTTTTGGAGGGTAATCCAGAACGTCAGTTTAAAGAACCTAATACCATTGCGATAAGTAATCAAATGGCCAAAAAGTACTTCCCTAATCAAAGTGCCATCAATAAGTCATTGGTATTAGACGGAGAAGATACCTACAAGATTACAGGAGTTTTTGAAGACATTCCTACTAATTCTCATTTTCAAGCTAATTTTTTAATGTCAATGGCCAATCTTAGCAGGGCAGAAAACACTTCCTTTACAAGCAATAATTTTTACACCTATTTTACTGTAGATGATAAGGTTGATCCTAAGGTGTTACAGACAAAGATTAATGAGGCGGTAAATGTGTATTTAGAACCTCAAATCATGAAATTTATGGGGAAAAGCTTGAAAGAGCTTGAAGCCTTAGGGAACTATTATGTGATTGAAATTCAATCTCTAAAAGATATTTATTTGAATTCTGATTTTACGGTTGACATTGGGCTGATGGGTAACAAAGACTACATTTATCTATTTTCCGCCATCGCTATTTTTATCATCATTTTAGCATGCATTAATTTCATGAATTTATCTACGGCTCGCTCAGCCAATCGCTCCAAGGAAGTTGGCGTAAGGAAAGCGCTAGGTTCTAAAAAATCGAATTTAATTAAACAGTTTTTGGTGGAATCAATCCTGGTGAGTTTAATATCAATTATTGCAGGGATTCTACTAGTGATCATAGTATTGCCGATGTTCAATAATATTACGGGCAAGGTTTTAATAATGCCTGATTACAACTTCACTTTTATTTTGAGTGTAGTTATAGCAGCCATTTTTGTGGGAATACTGGCCGGAATTTATCCAGCCTTTTATCTAAGCTCCTTTAAACCTGTAGAAACATTAAAAGGAAAAGCTTCTTTAGGAACTGGTAATTCATTTATTAGAAGTGGCCTAGTGGTATTTCAATTTTTCATAAGTATTCTTTTGATAATTGGAACCATCGCGATATATCAACAAATAAACTTTATTCAAAATAAGGAACTGGGTTTTAAAAAAGATCGAGTCTTACTGGTAAATGATGCTTATATGCTTAATGAGCAACGGCAGGCGTTTAAGGAAGAAGTCCGAAAAATTCCAGATGTTAGCCAGGCTTCTTACAGTGGTTTTTTACCCGTGAGTGGTTATAACCGAAGTGATAATACTTTCTGGCGTGAAGGGGAACAGCCAACTGAAGATAATCTGGTTAGTACACAAATTTGGTCCGTTGATCATGATTATTTGGAAACCTATCAAATGGAATTAGTATGGGGACGTAATTTCAAGCCAAATCTTGCATCCGATTCCTCCGCTTTGATTATTAATGAAGCAGCTTTTCGAGCTTTTGGTTTCACAGATATGAATGGAGATAATTACATCCAAACCAATGCATTTGATCAAGAAACTGGCGAGTTTTCAAGTAAAACATTTAATAAATATAAAGTGCTAGGAGTCGTAAAGGATTTTCATTACGAATCCTTAAAAAATGATATTGGACCATTAGCTTTCCAATTAAATGACAACAGTAGTGTACTAGCTGTTCAACTGAAAACTGATAATATTCAATCTTCCATACAAGCCATTGAAGGATTGTGGAAGCAGTTTGCCTCAAGCTTACCATTTAATTATAATTTTCTAGATACGGAGTTTGATAACATGTATAATTCCGAAATACGACTAAGCAAAATCTTTTCTGTTTTTGCAGGTCTTGCTATTATGATTGGTTGCCTGGGATTGTTCGCGTTAGCCTCTTTTATGGCAGAGCAAAGAACAAAAGAAATAGGCATAAGAAAGGTGCTAGGTGCCAGCGTAAGTGGTATTGTTCTAATGCTTTCAAAGCAATTCTCCAAGCTGGTTTTGATAGCATTTCTTATTGCGGTACCGCTAGCATGGTGGGGCATTTCAAGCTGGCTGGAAAGTTATCAATACAGAATTTCTATTGGGTGGGAGTTATTTGCTCTATCTGGAATAGCTGCATTTATTATAGCGTGGATAACGGTTGCTTATCATTCCATTAAAGTAGCGGTTAGTAATCCGGTGAATTCCTTAAAGAATGAATAACCCTTAATATAAATCATTATGCTTCTAAACTACATCAAAATCTTTTTCAGACAACTTTTTAAAAATAAAGCCTATTCATTAATCAATATTGGAGGCTTGTCGATAGGTATAGCAGCGGTCTTACTTATTATGTCATATGTGCAATTTGAGCAAAGTTATGATACTGATTTATCGGATGCTGACCAGATTTATAGATTAAATCTCAGTTCTACATCTGGGGATCAGATAAGTGAACATAGTGCTAGAACTGCCCCAGCCATGGGACAATTGGCTTTGGATGAAGTCCCAGCTGTAGAAGCTTTTAGCCGTGTTGTGATTATGGGTGAAGTAATAGCAGGTCTGGATGAGGAATTTATTCGAGAGGAACATATTTTCCTGACAGATGCTCAATACTTTGAATTTTTTGATCTCAATATAAAGCAAGGTGATTTGGATAAAATGAATTCACCTTTAAAAGCAATGCTTTCAGAGGCTACAGCTCTGAATATATATGGCAAGGATGATCCTACCGGAAAAGTATTGGAAATTAACAGTACTAATTTTGATGGAACGGTGGAGTTTGAAGTTGCAGGAGTTTTTGAATCTACTCCAATGAATAGACATTTAAGACCCCAGATTCTTATTTCTTATGCTACGCTACATCATTTTATAGGGAAGCAAGTGGATCAGTCTTTTGATTGGCAAAATATGTACACTTATTTGAAGGTGAATGAAAATGCCAATATAATTGAAGCGCAATTGCAATTAAATAATGCTTTGCAAACTCGTCATGGAGAAGCATTAAAAGCAGCAGATAGCGAATGGGAGCTAGATTTACAATCCGTAGAACAAATCCATACTACCACTCAATATGTCGGAGAGTATAATACTGGAATAGACGGAAGTAAACTGAAATATTTTATTTGGATTGCTGCTTTTGTCTTATTGATGGTTTACCTCAATAGCATTAACATTACCAATGCAAGAGCGCTTAATCGAGCAAAAGAAATTGGAGTAAGAAAAGTATCAGGTGGCAATAAAAATCAGCTTTTTATCCAGTTTATGCTTGAATCTTTATTCATAAATTTAATTGCAGTTTCAATTGCTGCGGTTATAATTGCAATATCAGGTAATTTCATTGTGGAAGGGTTGAATTTGAATTTACCTGAATCCACTTTTACATTTAACCAGCTTTATCCAGCTTTATTTTTCTTATGGATATTCGGGACTTTGATTTCTGGTATATATCCAGCCACAGTATTAACTTCCTTTTCTCCATCTGTTGTATTAAAAGGAAGGCTCACTATTAAATTAAAAAATACTTTTGCAAGACCTCTTTTAGTATCTCAATTGGTATTCTGTCTAGTGATTCTTTCGGGAATACTCACAGTTTACTATCAGCTCAATCATATGCGAGAGCAGGAGTTAGGGATTACATTGAACGATAAATTGGTAGTTCGTTCACCTATGCTTTTTGTAGAAGGTAGCGGTAATTATCAAGAACAAATGAATAATGCATTAACCAAAATTCAAGGTATAAAATCAGTGGCTGCTGCTAATGAAATTCCGGGCAATGAAGTGTATTGGCGAACTGATAATGTGCATCTTGAAGGGGGAGATAAAAGTGGCGCCATGTATAGCATATTGAATGTTGGCCAAAATTATTTTGAAACCTTTAAAATACAATTAAAAGCGGGTAGGTATTTCAATAGTACGCTAGAAAGCGGAAGTGAAGCTATTATCAATGAAAAAGCAATGGCTAATCTGGGGATTGATAAACCAGAGAATGCAATTGGTGAGCAGCTTTTCAGTAATGGAAATGCAGTATCTATTGTAGGTGTAATCGATAACTACAGGCAGCAAGGGGTTAATAATCAAATAAGTCCAATGGTTTTAAACTACTCATCTGGTGATTTGAACTATTACATTTTGGATTATAATCAAGCTGAAGTTGAGAAGATACTACCTCAAGTAGCCGCTTCATTCAATAAGCTATTTCCTACCTCACCTTTTGAATACTATTTTCTTGATGAACATTTTGATAAACAGTATAAAAGTGAGCTACAATTTGTCAAATTATTCAGTATTGCTGCCATTATAGCCATAATAGTAGCTGTAATGGGAATAGTGGGAGTTACCACTCAATTGATCATCCAAAGAAATAAAGAAATCAGTATCCGTAAAATTATGGGTGCCTCGTTTACAGACGTTTTAGCTCTGGTTTCTCGTGAATATCTTGTTTGGCTAAGTATCTGTTTTACTGTGGGTATTCCTTTATCCTATTATTTATTTTCTAACTGGCTGGATAATTTCTTAATCAGAATAGAGCTTGGCTGGTGGTTTTTCGCTATTCCAGTATTATTAATAACCATCATATTTATTGGTTCTACATTATTTCAAACTATTAAAGCTGCATGGGTAAATCCTGCAGAGACTTTGAAAAATGAGTAAAAATTTAATTTAAATCATCATGCTTCTAAACTACCTTAAAATCGCCCTGCGTAATATCAAGCGCCACAGCCTGCGCTCTTTTATTCATGTGATAGGCTTATCCATTGGAATTGCGGCTTGTTTTGTCATCTATAATTTAGTGAGGTATGAGTATAGCTTTGACCAATTTCATCCTGAAAAGGAGAAAATTCATAGGATTATGAGTGTTACGGGCAATGCAGAGGAGCAATGGCCTAATTCCGGTACGCATTTCCCTTTGGCAGAAGCGGTTAGAAATGAATTGCCTTTAGCGACTGAAGTGAACCATTTCTATACGTCTAATTCAGTAATGATAAGCTCTGCAGATGGAGAAAAGAATTTTGGTAGACAGAGCGGGGTTATTTATGCAGATTCCTCCTATTTTCAGATGTTTCCTTATCAATGGTTGAGTGGTAATAGAATCAATGCTTTAAAAAACATGAATTCTATTGTACTTACTGAAAAAGCGATGCAGAAATATTTTGGGGATATTTCACCAAATAAGGCTATGGGTAGGGAGCTCATGGTGGCCGATTCAATTCCATTGAAAGTAACAGGGGTGGTGGCTGATTTTAAAGAAAATAGCGATTTTACTTTTACAGAATTTATTTCCATGGCCACTATTTTAAATAAGGAAAGTTTTCGAAATGAATTTCATGTTGACAATTGGGAAAATGTCACCTCTTCCTCTCAATTATTTATTAAGATCGATCCCAATGACTTTCATGAAGCAGAAAAAACACTTTTGGCCATTAGAGATAAATATATTGAACAGGAAGATGATTGGAAGACAGACTTTACTTTAGAGCCATTAAATGAACTTCATTTTAGCCAGCCTTATAGTACAAAGGCAGCTGATAAAAAGGTGATTAACGGACTTATAGCTATTGGTTTTTTTATTCTTTTCATTGCCTGTGTCAATTTCATTAATTTGGAAACAGCTCAAGCCAAATTAAGAGCGAAAGAGGTAGGCGTAAGAAAATCATTAGGTAGCAGTAGGAAGCAATTGATAGCACAATTTCTTAGCGAAACTTTTTTAATCATAATTTGCGCCATTATTATTGCCTTATTTTTAAGCGAACTGGGTATAGCTTATTTCAAAGATCTTTTGCCGGCTAACTTAAGCTTTGATTATTGGTCAGTCAATAATGTGGTTTTTCTGTCATTGCTTTCCATTGTGATATTGCTGCTTTCCGGCTTTTATCCTGCTTTACTTTTGTCTGGCTATTCTCCTGTAAAGGCATTAAAAGGTGACCGCACATTTAAAAAAGGCTTTGATTTCCAATATTTCCTTAGAAAAAATCTGACCGTGCTGCAGTTTACTTTGTCCATTGCCTTTATCATAATTGTGATGGCCGTAAGTGGGCAAATTGATTATTTGTTGAAAAAAGATGTGGGTTTTAATAAAGAGGCTGTGATGTACACCTTCACAGCTTTCGATTTTGATGATCAAAGGAATCAGGTATTGAAAGAAGAACTAAAAAAGTATTCTTTTATTCAGGATGTGAGTTTGAGCAGCGAAATGCTTATTTCCCAAGGGCTATGGACTACTTCCATAAGTTTGGCTGAAGACACAAGTGATTTTGAATTGGGTATTCAGATAAAAAAAGCGGATACATCCTATATAAATTTATATGATGTGCCGCTTATAGCAGGAAGAAACTACAGAATTGATTCAGATGAAACCTTAATCAATGAAATGGCTGCAAGCAAATTGGGATTTGAAAATCCTGAGGAGGCTATTGGTGAGCGAATAGATTATAATAATGAAGAACTGATTATAGTTGGAATATTTAAAGATGTTCATACACAATCCATGTACAGTGCCATCAGACCTATGATGATCAAAACTGACAATAATGGCTTATTTACGACCAATATAAAATTGAAACCTAATATTGATTTGGTAACCGCCAAAGAGCAAATGCAGGCAAGTTATCGCTCGATTTATCCTAATGAAAACCATGAGTTTAAATTTTTGGATAAAACAGTTGAGAACTTTTACCAATCAGAATTAAGGATGAAACGAGTGTTGGGATTTGCCACTGTTGTAGCAATTTTGATCAGTTGTTTAGGGCTATTTGGCTTGTCTTCTTTCACCATAGCGCAAAGGACGAAAGAGATCAGCATCCGAAAAGTGTTGGGAGCTTCTTTATCCAATATTTTAATTTTAATCACCAAAGAATACGCATTTCTGATAGCGATTGCCTTTGTATTGTCTATCTATCCAGCCTGGTATTTTTTGAATAACTGGCTAAGTAATTTTCAATACCGCATGGAATTATCCGCATTGACTTTTATAGTGGCGGGCATAATTGCTTTTGTTTTAAGCTTATTAATTGTAGGGCTACATTCTTTAAAAGCAGCGAATAGCAATCCTGCTGAGGTGTTGAAGGATGAGTGATTTGGCTTAATAACTTTTCCAAAGTTCAGGGCATTGGAAAAGGTATTATTATTAGCGGTTTTGCCATGACCTTCATAAGAAGATAATTTACCACTTAAATCCACACCCCCCTTCGCCCCCCTCAAGGGGGGAGTTCTCACGGAAATTACTTTCGGTATTTTAATTTGAAAAGGTTGTTTTCTAAAATAATCTGTTTTTAAAAAGTAATAAATAGTGATGAGTTTTAATTTTTTCTATTGAATTAAATCTGTGAGATTGTCCCCTTGAGGGGACTATAGGGGTGTTGCTTGAAAGATTTAAAGGTGTTAGCTGTAACAGAGGAAATCTAGTTATATAGTAAAAAAAGAAAGTAACTAGCTTCTTCTATCAAATCAACCGACCGCTGACGGACAAACCCACAACAATTACGAACATATAAATAACAAAAACCTTTTTGTAATCAATCTGAGGCTATTTTTTACAGTATGGCACTCCAATTGAATAAGAACTGCAAGACTATTTTTCAATTTAAACAAACAGAGCATGTTTAAACATAACCTTCTCATTATCTACCGCAATTTCAAGCGATTTAAAAGTACTTTTTTCATCAACCTTTTAGGGCTTTCAACCGGTATGGCTTGCGCTCTGCTTATTTTCCTGTGGGTAAATGATGAGCTTTCTATAGATAAATTTCATGAAAATGATGATCAGCTTTATCAAGTTTATTTACATCATGATGAAAAGGGAGAAACCCGTACTGCACCACCAGTTCCAGCACTTTTAGCGGATGTGTTGGAAGAGGAAGTTCCGGAAGTGCTCACAGCAGTAGAAGATACAGATACTAATGAGTTTGGGGATAGCTTTTCTTTAACCACTGGTGATGATAAAATGAAGGCTAGAGGAAAATTTTCTGGCGAAGGATATTTTCAGTTATTCTCTTTTACGTTTTTAAAGGGTAATGCTGAAACAGCATTGGCTGATAAAAAGGCATAGTTTTAACAGAATCTTTAGCTAACAGGATTTTCGGAACTACCGAGGTGATAGGTAAAAGCCTTGAATGGCAGATACTGAAATTCAAGGGACAAGCACAGGTTTCGGCTGTAATTCATGATTTACCTGATAACAGCACAGAATCCTTCGAGTTTGTACTTCCTTTTTCAGTATTTATTGATGATTTGATGGGACAGGAGCGTAACCATTGGGGCAATTATATAGCGCTTACTTATGTGCAATTGGCTGAAGGAACAGATGTATCACAACTGAATGAGAAATTAGCTCCACTGATAAAAAACAAAGTAGAATGGAGTAATGTCGAACCCTTTGTGAAGCAGTATTCAAGTAGGTATTTACATGGAAAATTTGAAAATGGACAGGAAGCAGGTGGGCGAATTACTTATGTACGTTTATTTGGGATCATAGCATTATTTGTTTTATCGATTGCCTGTATCAATTTTATGAATTTAAGCACTGCCCGAGCAGCCGGAAGATTAAAGGAAATAGGCGTAAAAAAGACTTTAGGAGCTAATAGAAAACAATTAATTATTCAACACCTTGGCGAGTCCGTTGCGATGACCATTCTTTCTTTACTAGTGGCTTATTTACTAGTATTGTTACTCTTGCCACAGTTTAATGCGATTACAGATAAGAATCTGAGTCTTCAACTAACTCCTAATTTATTGATAGCCACAGCAAGCATTACGCTTTTTACAGGACTGTTGGCAGGCAGCTATCCAGCACTTTATCTTTCCGGTTTTAAGCCGGTTAGCATTTTAAAAGGCAAACTGACTACCTCAACAGGTGAATTATGGACCAGGAAAGGCTTGGTAGTTTTTCAATTTGTTATTTCAATTGTGCTTTTAGTGTCCGTTTGGGTGGTTTATAAACAAATTGAATATGTACAGGACAAAAACCTTGGGTACGAAAGACAACAAGTTATCAAAATCCCAATAGAAGGGGAAGTAGCCAATCGTTTAGAGCTTTTTATTGAGCGCTTAAAAGCCGTTCCTGGAGTGGTGAATGCTTCAGCAACAACACACTCAATTGTGAAAAGTGGTGCTTCCACTACAGGAGTTACCTGGCAAGGAAAAGATCCCGATAGCAATATTTTATTTGAACAAGCCAGGGCATATTATGGCTTAATTGAGACTTTAGGCATTGAAATGAAAGAGGGGAGGAGCTTCTCTGAAAAATATGGAGCGGAGGAAAATAAGATTATATTTAATGAAGCGGCTATTAAGGTAATGGGTTTGGAAGATCCAATCGGCAAAACAGTTACCATGTGGGGCAAGGAAAAAGAAATCATTGGTGTCGTAAAAGATTTCCATTTTTCTTCCCTTCACGAGGAGGTTTCTCCCATGCTTTTTCATTTCGATATCAGTTTTATGCTGAGCATTTTTGCTAAAATTCAAGCCAATAGTACGGAGGAAACGCTCGCAGGAATTCAGGCACTTTATAAAGATTTTAACCCAGGATTTACCTTGAATTACGAGTTTCTGGATGCTAATTATCAGGCTCAATATCAAGCAGAACAAAA harbors:
- a CDS encoding FtsX-like permease family protein — encoded protein: MIGKSLEWQILKFKGQAQVSAVIHDLPDNSTESFEFVLPFSVFIDDLMGQERNHWGNYIALTYVQLAEGTDVSQLNEKLAPLIKNKVEWSNVEPFVKQYSSRYLHGKFENGQEAGGRITYVRLFGIIALFVLSIACINFMNLSTARAAGRLKEIGVKKTLGANRKQLIIQHLGESVAMTILSLLVAYLLVLLLLPQFNAITDKNLSLQLTPNLLIATASITLFTGLLAGSYPALYLSGFKPVSILKGKLTTSTGELWTRKGLVVFQFVISIVLLVSVWVVYKQIEYVQDKNLGYERQQVIKIPIEGEVANRLELFIERLKAVPGVVNASATTHSIVKSGASTTGVTWQGKDPDSNILFEQARAYYGLIETLGIEMKEGRSFSEKYGAEENKIIFNEAAIKVMGLEDPIGKTVTMWGKEKEIIGVVKDFHFSSLHEEVSPMLFHFDISFMLSIFAKIQANSTEETLAGIQALYKDFNPGFTLNYEFLDANYQAQYQAEQKVSLLSRYFAGIAIIISCLGLFGLAAFTAERRQKEIGIRKILGAGGLQIMKLLSADFTKMVFIANVIALPISFWATQNWLQGFAYSIEPEWWYFAGAGLIALIIAWITISFQTIKAIRLNPAETLKDE